In a single window of the Coffea eugenioides isolate CCC68of chromosome 3, Ceug_1.0, whole genome shotgun sequence genome:
- the LOC113766416 gene encoding probable ubiquitin-conjugating enzyme E2 24: MQLLMEQPPNTIEGFAGNYFSQRSHIILAAFNAYKNGESMVGKYQLSSCDSTKVSPDFKKSMDTLYPNLIKAFTKIGALGQEENNSSRKAKSKSRKSKRTAVIPKSELRRSARLKLKKD; encoded by the coding sequence ATGCAACTTCTCATGGAACAACCACCGAACACTATTGAGGGTTTTGCAGGTAATTATTTTTCTCAACGATCACATATTATATTAGCTGCTTTTAATGCCTACAAGAATGGTGAATCTATGGTGGGAAAGTATCAGTTGTCTTCTTGTGATTCAACTAAAGTCTCGCCAGATTTCAAGAAGTCCATGGATACATTGTATCCAAATCTTATCAAAGCCTTTACCAAAATAGGAGCTTTGGGTCAAGAGGAGAATAATAGTTCGCGAAAAGCTAAATCCAAGTCTAGGAAATCCAAGCGCACAGCTGTCATTCCCAAAAGTGAACTTAGGAGAAGTGCAAGATTGAAGTTGAAGAAAGATTGA